In Rhodospirillum rubrum ATCC 11170, a genomic segment contains:
- a CDS encoding CoxG family protein, whose amino-acid sequence MDFTGTYRIPAPRNQVWRGLMDPDILKQCIDGCEDLERTSETTFSGKVKVKVGPVSARFAGTVDMEDSDPPQGCLLVIRGQGGVAGFVKGKARVDLAVDGEETVLDYSADAEVGGKLASVGARLVRGVADKTAADFFARFSVLVGGAPLPEQARLSGESEGAPAAEDRTISAFAEEAVALPPNPLSTAPADLVSEPSAPSRLPSWRFLIWAAIAAAVLLVVVALQGQG is encoded by the coding sequence ATGGATTTCACGGGAACGTATCGTATTCCGGCCCCCCGTAACCAGGTTTGGCGGGGGCTGATGGATCCTGACATCTTAAAGCAGTGTATCGATGGCTGCGAGGACTTGGAAAGAACCTCGGAAACCACCTTTTCCGGCAAGGTGAAGGTCAAGGTCGGGCCGGTTTCGGCGCGTTTCGCCGGAACCGTCGACATGGAGGACAGCGATCCACCGCAGGGTTGCCTGCTGGTTATTCGCGGCCAGGGCGGGGTGGCCGGCTTCGTCAAAGGCAAGGCGCGGGTGGATTTGGCGGTGGACGGCGAGGAGACCGTTCTTGACTACAGCGCCGACGCCGAGGTTGGCGGCAAGTTGGCCAGCGTCGGCGCCCGGCTGGTGCGCGGCGTCGCCGATAAAACGGCCGCCGATTTCTTCGCCCGCTTCAGTGTCCTCGTCGGCGGCGCCCCTTTGCCCGAACAGGCGCGGCTTTCGGGCGAGAGCGAAGGGGCTCCGGCCGCCGAGGATCGGACGATAAGCGCCTTTGCCGAAGAGGCCGTCGCCTTGCCGCCCAATCCGCTGTCGACCGCCCCGGCCGATCTGGTTTCCGAGCCGTCTGCGCCCTCGCGGCTGCCGTCTTGGCGTTTCCTGATTTGGGCGGCGATCGCCGCCGCCGTGCTGCTGGTCGTCGTGGCGCTTCAGGGCCAGGGATGA
- a CDS encoding 2-hydroxyacid dehydrogenase, producing MLGKPVVLVTRTLPAAVEERLLGDYDVWLNRDDRPIPPEDLPALARRLGAQAMLVTPTDRLERAVIEALPNSVAIIASFSVGYEHIDHNAAARRGILVTNTPGVLSDATADIALLLMLGAARRASEGERLVRSGYWKGLTPVQLLGRHLHGQRLGILGMGRIGQALAERARPLGLEIHYHNRTPIAEDAAKGAIFHATVEDLLAVSDVLSLHCPATPLTRKLLNAERLALLPPGAIVVNTARGILIDDEALIAALNSGQVFAAGLDVYDNEPDLHPAYRSLPNVFLLPHLGSATIETRTAMGFLALDNLDAYFGGREPPHRIA from the coding sequence GTGCTTGGAAAACCTGTTGTTCTTGTCACCCGCACCCTCCCCGCGGCCGTCGAGGAGCGGCTGCTTGGGGATTACGATGTTTGGCTGAACCGCGACGACCGGCCAATCCCCCCCGAAGACCTGCCCGCTCTGGCCCGGCGCCTTGGCGCCCAGGCGATGCTGGTGACGCCCACGGACAGGCTTGAGCGAGCCGTTATCGAGGCCTTGCCTAACAGCGTCGCCATCATCGCCAGCTTCTCGGTGGGCTACGAGCATATCGACCACAATGCCGCCGCCCGCCGGGGCATTCTGGTGACCAATACGCCGGGCGTCCTCAGCGACGCCACCGCCGATATCGCCTTGTTGCTGATGCTGGGCGCGGCGCGGCGCGCCTCGGAAGGCGAGCGGCTGGTGCGCAGCGGCTATTGGAAAGGACTAACCCCGGTGCAATTGCTCGGGCGCCACCTGCACGGCCAGCGCCTGGGCATCCTGGGCATGGGGCGGATCGGTCAGGCCCTGGCCGAGCGCGCCCGGCCGCTTGGCCTGGAGATCCATTACCACAACCGCACGCCGATTGCCGAAGACGCGGCCAAGGGGGCGATCTTCCATGCCACGGTCGAGGATTTGCTGGCGGTCAGCGACGTGCTCAGCCTGCACTGCCCGGCAACACCCCTGACCCGCAAGCTGCTCAACGCCGAGCGCCTCGCCCTGCTGCCGCCGGGCGCCATCGTCGTCAACACAGCGCGCGGTATCCTGATCGATGACGAGGCCCTGATCGCCGCCCTGAACAGCGGTCAGGTTTTCGCCGCCGGGCTCGATGTTTACGACAACGAACCCGACCTTCATCCGGCCTACCGCAGCCTGCCCAATGTTTTCCTGCTGCCCCACCTGGGCAGCGCGACGATCGAAACCCGAACCGCCATGGGCTTCTTGGCCCTGGATAATCTTGACGCCTATTTCGGCGGCCGCGAGCCGCCCCACCGGATCGCCTGA
- a CDS encoding PHA/PHB synthase family protein, translated as MTDTRAEADLTEVWRAWAAWGEKSRTMWATALGGAAPPSSPSPSGPDPAVGGGPAVGGDAARAFLEGVLRPSQPVLDAQAAWARDIAALCQAAAKRLRGEEAAPVIEPAGDDKRFKDDAWTKDPLFDTLKQGYLLTARLVATTLENSGGDPACRQRLAFYGRQVVDALAPTNFAATNPLVRRTALESGGKSLLNGLENLLRDLERGGGRLRPTMSDETAFEVGRTLAMTPGKVVFQNALMQLILYAPTTPKVHKRPLLVVPPWINKFYILDLTEKNSLIKYMVDQGFSVFVISWVNPDAGLAETRFEDYLSQGPLAAMEVMAEITGQRALGLVGYCIGGTLTACTLAVLAARRDHRVKSATLLTTLVDFSEPGELGVFIDPPLLDALDDQMARDGGLDGDLLSMAFNMLRDNDLIWSVFINNYLLGKTPAAFDLLYWNGDSTRMPAAMQRYYLREMYQKNKLVQPGGLTVLGHALDLRRIRTPVYLLSARDDHIAPWTSTFKATGLYGGPLRFVLAGSGHIAGVINPPAKARYGYWTNADTSLEAESWLEGATPHGGSWWPDWAAWAAGYAGPKVAARDPTKGPRPPLEDAPGSYVKVRI; from the coding sequence ATGACCGACACGCGCGCCGAAGCCGACTTAACCGAGGTTTGGCGGGCCTGGGCGGCCTGGGGCGAGAAAAGCCGGACGATGTGGGCAACGGCCCTGGGCGGCGCGGCGCCCCCCTCTTCCCCATCCCCCTCGGGGCCCGACCCGGCCGTTGGGGGCGGCCCGGCCGTCGGGGGCGACGCGGCGCGGGCCTTCCTTGAGGGGGTTTTGCGCCCTTCCCAACCCGTTCTGGACGCCCAGGCGGCCTGGGCCCGCGATATCGCGGCGCTGTGTCAGGCCGCCGCTAAGCGGCTGCGGGGCGAAGAGGCGGCGCCGGTGATCGAACCGGCGGGCGATGACAAGCGCTTCAAAGATGACGCCTGGACCAAGGATCCGCTGTTTGACACCCTGAAGCAGGGCTATCTGCTGACCGCCCGGCTGGTCGCCACCACCTTGGAAAACAGCGGCGGCGACCCGGCCTGCCGCCAGCGCCTCGCCTTTTATGGGCGTCAGGTGGTCGACGCCCTCGCCCCGACCAATTTCGCCGCCACCAATCCGCTGGTTCGGCGAACCGCCCTAGAAAGCGGCGGCAAAAGCCTGTTGAACGGGCTGGAAAATCTGTTGCGCGACCTGGAACGCGGCGGCGGCCGGCTGCGCCCGACGATGAGCGATGAAACCGCCTTCGAGGTTGGTCGCACCCTGGCCATGACGCCGGGCAAGGTGGTCTTTCAAAACGCCCTGATGCAGTTGATCTTATATGCGCCGACCACGCCGAAGGTCCACAAACGGCCCTTGCTGGTGGTGCCGCCGTGGATCAATAAATTCTACATCCTGGATCTGACGGAAAAGAACTCGCTGATCAAATACATGGTCGATCAGGGCTTCAGCGTGTTCGTCATCTCCTGGGTCAACCCCGATGCCGGCTTGGCGGAAACACGCTTCGAGGATTACCTCAGCCAGGGGCCGCTGGCCGCCATGGAGGTGATGGCCGAGATCACCGGCCAGCGCGCTCTCGGACTGGTCGGCTATTGCATCGGCGGCACCCTGACCGCCTGCACCCTGGCGGTACTGGCGGCGCGACGGGACCATCGGGTGAAATCGGCCACCCTGCTTACTACCCTGGTCGATTTTTCCGAGCCGGGCGAGTTGGGCGTTTTCATCGACCCGCCCCTGCTTGACGCCCTTGACGACCAGATGGCCCGCGACGGCGGGCTTGACGGCGACCTCTTGTCGATGGCCTTCAACATGCTGCGCGACAACGACCTGATCTGGTCGGTCTTCATCAACAACTACCTGCTGGGCAAGACCCCCGCCGCCTTCGATCTGCTCTATTGGAACGGCGATTCAACGCGGATGCCCGCCGCCATGCAGCGTTATTACCTGCGCGAGATGTACCAGAAGAACAAGCTCGTCCAGCCCGGCGGCCTGACCGTGCTTGGCCATGCCCTCGACCTGCGGCGCATTCGCACCCCGGTTTATCTTCTGTCGGCCCGCGACGATCACATCGCGCCGTGGACAAGCACCTTCAAGGCCACCGGGCTTTATGGCGGACCGCTGCGCTTCGTGCTGGCGGGCAGCGGCCATATCGCCGGGGTGATCAACCCGCCGGCCAAGGCCCGCTACGGCTATTGGACCAATGCGGACACCTCCCTGGAGGCCGAGTCCTGGCTAGAGGGCGCCACGCCCCACGGGGGCTCCTGGTGGCCCGATTGGGCGGCCTGGGCGGCCGGTTACGCTGGCCCCAAAGTCGCCGCCCGCGACCCGACCAAAGGCCCCCGCCCGCCTTTGGAAGACGCGCCGGGATCTTACGTCAAGGTTAGGATCTGA
- a CDS encoding tetratricopeptide repeat protein, whose product MARLHPIYSGQSDRPAILFVHGLDGHWLETWRHDACSKDDCWPHWVGEETGCDIWSLEYDAALSGWLDQAMPLPDQGSQVMDLLASAPALKGKPLVFVTHSLGGILVKTALVYGAEEDRRFQHIVDHVLGVVFIATPHSGAQLATLARVIKYLLRINPPVGNLEHHDPHLRTLNRRYQTLVKERGIEGYVYAEKRGVKIGPRGFGGWLRRIEPTVMVVDPGSTDPSLPEIQPISLAEDHISICKPPDRQQQIHLSLCHVLKEKIIPLAGDRGMGTTGVGLKLLESGTAQENPAAHMPPGRLVGPDDNRLSPREGKVYGRKTQENDVLAFLKGSEPVKVVGGVAGVGKTEVCKAALKTWLHTSPRPVAYYVRVPDRARSADLVLQVGKAVGIENCESLAQLLGVIPVGLYYLDNLESVADDQEGRNALRDLAQKPGVRILASSRTRLDTIFGAPIEIKCLSAPDALALFRDLWPPTQTLPKDDELQAFVIGKLGGHALSLVLVARLGMCLSFDALRRRWDEEGAALACDGVEDDTRTSNLTFNLRLTAEVLAPTPGALSVWVLMALFEEGIPEAVLEEVERRGQWPTLARHRLAVHHLISKRGDRWFLPPPVARYARYAAVTEQDGFCWRKSRQPILDLFLVFAEKASSFDSSPETLKAKKWILEFFNTISIVIECELESNVQNKFWLNRMSYFLRDIYQQRIAVSPALLRKLADAGIQPANTLRSLGDLASRLGQVDKARSLYEKALGLSQQEQSGLGQANALKALGDLASRLGQVDKARSLYETALGLFQQEQHGLGQANTLHGLGDLASQLGQVDKARSLYEKALGLFQQEPNGLGQANTLKSLGALEYRLGQVDKARSLYEKAVDLYRIEQEPLGLAYSLTNLALCFEVLKNLSKRNQVLKAAFVASRDANNEIVQIYLKEAIPEMPGADVLYDSWLKGQSR is encoded by the coding sequence ATGGCGCGTCTTCATCCTATCTATTCCGGTCAGTCCGACAGGCCTGCCATTCTGTTCGTTCACGGACTTGATGGCCATTGGCTTGAAACCTGGCGCCATGACGCCTGCTCCAAGGACGACTGCTGGCCCCATTGGGTAGGGGAAGAGACCGGATGCGACATCTGGAGCTTGGAGTACGATGCCGCGCTTTCTGGCTGGTTGGATCAGGCCATGCCCCTCCCCGACCAAGGTTCACAGGTTATGGACCTTTTGGCGAGTGCTCCGGCCCTGAAAGGCAAACCCCTTGTGTTCGTAACCCACAGTTTGGGGGGGATTTTGGTCAAAACGGCGCTAGTCTATGGGGCCGAAGAAGATAGAAGATTTCAGCATATCGTTGATCACGTCCTCGGCGTTGTTTTTATTGCGACGCCTCATTCCGGGGCCCAGCTCGCCACGCTGGCAAGAGTGATAAAATACCTTCTCAGAATAAATCCGCCAGTTGGCAACCTTGAGCACCACGATCCACACCTGAGGACACTGAACCGACGATATCAGACTCTGGTCAAGGAGCGAGGAATCGAGGGATACGTTTACGCCGAGAAACGGGGTGTGAAGATTGGCCCCCGGGGTTTTGGTGGCTGGCTGCGGCGCATTGAGCCGACGGTGATGGTGGTCGATCCGGGCAGTACAGATCCCAGCCTTCCCGAAATCCAACCCATCAGTCTTGCGGAAGATCATATCAGTATTTGTAAGCCGCCCGACCGGCAACAGCAGATCCATTTGTCTTTGTGCCACGTCTTAAAGGAAAAGATCATCCCCCTCGCCGGCGATCGTGGGATGGGGACGACAGGGGTGGGGTTGAAGCTCCTGGAGTCCGGTACCGCCCAGGAAAACCCAGCGGCTCACATGCCACCAGGGCGGCTTGTTGGTCCAGATGATAACCGGCTATCCCCGCGCGAGGGCAAGGTGTATGGCCGTAAAACCCAAGAAAACGACGTTCTGGCCTTTCTGAAGGGGAGCGAGCCGGTCAAAGTCGTGGGCGGGGTCGCAGGCGTAGGGAAAACCGAGGTTTGTAAGGCCGCCCTCAAAACTTGGCTGCACACCAGTCCCCGTCCCGTGGCCTATTACGTGCGTGTTCCCGATCGCGCCCGCTCGGCGGACTTGGTGCTCCAGGTGGGGAAGGCTGTCGGGATTGAAAATTGTGAAAGTCTCGCGCAACTTCTTGGCGTGATCCCTGTGGGATTGTACTACCTGGATAATCTGGAAAGCGTTGCCGACGACCAAGAAGGCCGGAATGCCCTGCGTGATTTGGCCCAAAAACCGGGTGTTCGGATACTGGCTTCATCACGGACTCGTCTCGATACTATTTTTGGAGCTCCTATCGAGATCAAATGTCTATCGGCTCCCGATGCTTTGGCGCTGTTTCGGGATTTGTGGCCCCCCACCCAGACGCTTCCGAAGGATGACGAGTTGCAAGCCTTCGTGATCGGTAAACTAGGGGGGCATGCCCTCAGCCTTGTTCTGGTGGCTCGTTTGGGGATGTGCCTTTCCTTTGATGCCCTGCGCCGCCGCTGGGACGAAGAAGGGGCCGCGCTGGCCTGCGATGGGGTTGAGGATGATACACGCACCAGCAACTTAACGTTCAACCTACGGCTGACGGCCGAGGTCCTGGCCCCCACACCAGGCGCCTTGTCCGTCTGGGTCCTAATGGCTTTATTCGAAGAAGGGATTCCTGAAGCGGTATTGGAAGAGGTGGAGCGGCGCGGACAATGGCCCACCTTGGCGCGACACCGCCTTGCTGTGCACCACTTGATTTCCAAAAGGGGAGACCGGTGGTTTCTTCCCCCTCCCGTGGCTCGCTATGCTCGATATGCCGCGGTTACCGAACAAGATGGCTTTTGCTGGCGGAAAAGCCGACAGCCGATCCTGGACTTGTTTTTGGTTTTTGCCGAAAAAGCCTCTTCTTTTGACTCAAGTCCAGAAACATTAAAAGCAAAGAAATGGATTCTAGAATTTTTCAATACAATTTCTATTGTAATTGAGTGTGAATTAGAATCCAATGTTCAGAACAAATTTTGGCTTAACCGTATGAGTTATTTTCTTCGCGATATTTACCAGCAGCGGATCGCTGTGAGCCCCGCCTTGCTGAGAAAACTGGCCGATGCAGGAATCCAGCCGGCCAACACGCTCCGGAGTCTCGGCGATCTGGCAAGCCGGTTGGGGCAGGTGGACAAGGCGCGATCTTTGTATGAAAAGGCGCTCGGGCTTTCCCAACAGGAGCAATCAGGTCTTGGTCAGGCCAACGCGCTAAAGGCCCTCGGCGATCTGGCAAGCCGGTTGGGGCAGGTGGACAAGGCGCGATCCTTGTATGAAACGGCGCTCGGGCTTTTCCAACAGGAGCAACATGGTCTTGGTCAGGCCAACACGCTTCACGGCCTCGGTGATCTGGCAAGCCAGTTGGGGCAGGTGGACAAAGCGCGATCCTTGTATGAAAAGGCGCTCGGGCTTTTCCAGCAGGAGCCAAATGGTCTTGGTCAGGCCAACACGCTGAAGAGCCTCGGCGCTCTGGAATATCGGTTGGGGCAGGTGGACAAGGCGCGATCTTTGTATGAAAAGGCGGTCGATCTCTATCGAATTGAACAAGAGCCACTAGGGCTTGCCTATTCTCTTACGAATCTTGCTCTATGCTTTGAGGTTCTGAAAAACCTTTCCAAGCGCAACCAAGTATTAAAAGCTGCCTTTGTAGCTAGTCGTGATGCCAACAATGAGATAGTTCAAATCTATCTGAAGGAGGCCATCCCGGAAATGCCCGGGGCAGATGTTCTATATGATTCGTGGTTAAAGGGGCAGTCTCGGTAA
- a CDS encoding sodium-translocating pyrophosphatase produces MAGIYLFVVAAALAALGYGALTIKTIMAADAGTARMQEISGAVQEGASAFLNRQYKTIAVVGAVVFVILTALLGISVGFGFLIGAVCSGIAGYVGMYISVRANVRVAAGAQQGLARGLELAFQSGAVTGMLVAGLALLSVAFYYILLVGIGATGRALIDPLVALGFGASLISIFARLGGGIFTKGADVGADLVGKVEAGIPEDDPRNPAVIADNVGDNVGDCAGMAADLFETYAVTVVATMVLASIFFAGVPAMTSMMAYPLAIGGVCILASILGTKFVKLGPKNNIMGALYRGFLVSAGASFVGIILATAIVPGFGDIQGANGVLYSGFDLFLCAVIGLLVTGLLIWVTEYYTGTNFRPVRSVAKASTTGHGTNVIQGLAISMEATALPALIICAAIITTYQLSGLFGIAITVTSMLALAGMVVALDAYGPVTDNAGGIAEMANLPEDVRKTTDALDAVGNTTKAVTKGYAIGSAGLGALVLFAAYTEDLAFFKANVDAYPAFAGVDVNFSLSSPYVVVGLFIGGLLPYLFGSMGMTAVGRAAGSVVEEVRRQFREIPGIMEGTAKPEYGRCVDMLTKAAIKEMIIPSLLPVLAPIVLYFVILGIADKSAAFSALGAMLLGVIVTGLFVAISMTAGGGAWDNAKKYIEDGHYGGKGSEAHKAAVTGDTVGDPYKDTAGPAVNPMIKITNIVALLLLAVLAH; encoded by the coding sequence ATGGCTGGCATCTATCTTTTCGTCGTAGCCGCCGCACTCGCGGCCCTTGGTTATGGCGCTCTCACCATCAAAACAATCATGGCGGCTGATGCCGGCACCGCGCGGATGCAGGAGATTTCCGGCGCCGTGCAGGAAGGCGCCAGCGCGTTTCTCAATCGTCAGTACAAGACCATCGCCGTCGTCGGCGCGGTTGTTTTCGTTATTCTGACGGCGCTTCTTGGCATCTCGGTCGGCTTCGGCTTTCTGATCGGCGCCGTGTGCTCGGGCATCGCCGGTTATGTCGGCATGTACATCTCGGTGCGCGCCAATGTGCGCGTCGCCGCCGGGGCCCAGCAGGGACTGGCCCGGGGTCTGGAACTCGCCTTCCAGTCGGGCGCGGTGACCGGCATGCTGGTGGCCGGTCTGGCCCTGCTGTCGGTGGCCTTCTATTACATCCTGCTCGTCGGCATCGGCGCGACCGGCCGCGCGCTGATCGATCCGCTGGTGGCTCTGGGCTTTGGCGCCTCGCTGATCTCGATCTTCGCCCGTCTGGGTGGCGGCATCTTCACCAAGGGCGCCGACGTGGGCGCCGATCTGGTGGGCAAGGTCGAAGCGGGGATCCCCGAGGATGACCCGCGCAATCCCGCCGTCATCGCCGACAACGTGGGCGATAACGTGGGCGATTGCGCCGGCATGGCGGCCGACCTGTTCGAGACCTATGCCGTGACCGTCGTCGCCACCATGGTCCTGGCCTCGATCTTCTTCGCCGGCGTTCCGGCGATGACCTCGATGATGGCCTATCCGCTGGCGATCGGCGGGGTCTGCATCCTGGCCTCGATCCTCGGCACCAAGTTCGTGAAGCTTGGCCCCAAGAACAACATCATGGGGGCGCTCTATCGCGGCTTCCTGGTGTCGGCGGGAGCGTCCTTCGTCGGGATCATCCTGGCCACGGCGATCGTCCCGGGCTTTGGCGACATCCAGGGCGCCAACGGGGTGCTCTATTCGGGCTTCGACCTGTTCTTGTGCGCCGTCATCGGCCTGCTGGTCACCGGTTTGCTGATCTGGGTCACCGAATATTACACCGGCACCAATTTCCGGCCGGTCCGTTCGGTCGCCAAGGCCTCGACCACCGGCCACGGCACCAACGTGATCCAGGGTCTGGCGATTTCGATGGAGGCGACGGCCCTGCCGGCGCTGATCATCTGCGCGGCCATCATCACCACCTATCAGCTGTCGGGTCTGTTTGGCATCGCCATCACCGTGACCAGCATGCTGGCTTTGGCCGGGATGGTCGTGGCGCTCGACGCCTATGGTCCGGTGACCGATAACGCCGGCGGCATCGCCGAAATGGCCAATCTGCCCGAGGACGTGCGCAAGACCACCGATGCGCTCGACGCCGTTGGCAACACCACCAAGGCGGTGACCAAGGGCTATGCTATCGGTTCGGCCGGCCTTGGCGCCCTGGTGCTGTTCGCCGCCTATACCGAGGATCTGGCCTTCTTCAAGGCCAATGTCGACGCCTATCCGGCCTTCGCCGGGGTGGATGTCAACTTCTCGCTGTCGAGCCCCTATGTGGTGGTCGGCCTGTTCATCGGCGGCCTGCTGCCCTATCTGTTCGGCTCGATGGGCATGACCGCCGTCGGCCGCGCCGCTGGCAGCGTCGTCGAGGAGGTTCGCCGTCAGTTCCGCGAAATCCCGGGCATCATGGAAGGCACCGCCAAGCCGGAATACGGCCGCTGCGTCGACATGCTGACCAAGGCGGCGATCAAGGAGATGATCATCCCCTCGCTGCTGCCGGTTCTGGCGCCGATCGTGCTGTACTTCGTTATCCTCGGCATCGCCGATAAATCGGCCGCCTTCTCGGCCCTGGGCGCCATGCTGCTCGGCGTGATCGTCACCGGTCTTTTCGTGGCGATCTCGATGACCGCCGGTGGCGGCGCCTGGGACAACGCCAAGAAGTACATCGAAGACGGCCACTACGGTGGCAAGGGGTCGGAAGCCCATAAGGCCGCCGTCACCGGCGACACCGTTGGCGATCCGTACAAGGACACCGCCGGTCCGGCGGTCAATCCGATGATCAAGATCACCAACATCGTCGCCCTGCTGCTGCTGGCGGTGCTGGCCCACTAA